GCTTCTTTTAGCATTTCAACGGAAAGGCTTTTGCTATATCTCAGCAGAAACAAGAATGCATATCCCCACTCATCCTGGGACATCAGCAAATAATATAGACAAGCTGCTCGCAAGGAGTCACTGAATGGCACATCGGACTCCAGAATAAGCTTGCAATATTCAAGTCCTTTTCTTACGTCAGCCACATAAAGCCCACTTAGATACTCTAAGGCATCTTGTGCAGGATCCTCAAAGGAGAGTTCATTAATGTATCCATTCGCCAGATAATTATCTAGCCCACGAAGAAACTCATGAACAGAATGCCTCATTAAATTTATCACTTAAAGGCTCCCACCTGCATAGTTGACAACCGCTTTGACCCATCATCCAAAATCGTCCAAGTTGCATTCACCCGCACATTCCCTTGAGGACCAGAAAGCACAATAGAGGACCGCCTATTTGCCACTGTAATATCGCGAGCAGAAGCCAGCAGCTCGGCTATGATCATTTTATTATTCTTAGCCGTATCAATAATCCCCGCACTATCAAGAACCCGCGCCATATCTCGCGACCTTTCAACATTATGCATTTGACTAGAAAGCAGTCTCAATCTAGCTTCATTTTCGGGATTCTTTGCAAACTCCTTCTGACTTGCAGCTCGCAAGGATCTCAGAGATTCATATTCAGTCTGCAACGCGCCCAGATCACCGGAAGACTTACCCCGCATGTACAGCTCAACCTTATCAAGCGGCACCCTTGCATCACCTTTCACTGCCGTCGCATGAAGTCTCCCATTTGCATCTGGCAACCACTTAAGACCAATATCAAATGCGAATCGTTTATTTGCACTAGCCGCAAGAGATCCCGCTTTACTAGCCACTTTAGTAACAATTTTCTCGGTAACGTTAACCGAGACCTTGGCCGCTCCTACCCCGCCCCCAAGTAAAGCGGCAATTTCCGACAACAGCTTGCCGCCTTCAACCCCTGCCTTGAACGACCCGCCGGCCCCTGCTCTCTCGTACTCGGCCTCCATTTGATCGATACGTTCAATATACGACTGTTTCACCGCATCAGCGATGTTCCCAAGCACATCATCACTCTGGAACAGTGACTTCAAGGCATCGAACGTTTCACCCGGGCTGCTGGCCGTCTGCACGATCCCTTTGACGGTGTCATACAACCCCTCCGGCACGCCGGCGATCATACCAGCGGCAAAGCTGCCATCCTGTCCTACGTCGATCGCTAGCCACTTCGCCTCTTTCTGGGCCGTGCAGGCAGTGTTGTCGCAGGATGCCAATTCTGCGGCCTTCTGCGCTTTCTGCTCCTTGCTCAGATAGTTGTTTTCTACAGCATTGCGACCGGCCCCAGCACCGGTGACGGCACCCGCGCTATTGCCCTCTACAAGGCCTCCCGAAAGGCCGGCCGCCAACGTCGACAATGCCGAAATCGTCTGCTTCTGCTCCTCACTCAACGCACTGGTATCACTGGTACCATACAGTTGCTGAGCAATAAGGCGTGCGGATAGCTCGCCGCCAGCAGCCCCGGCCGCACCCGCTGCCGCCGAGTTGCCTTGCGCCTGGGCCACCACGGCCCCAAGCACAGCGTGGGCCATGACATTCAGCGCCGCGTTGTCTCCAGTGGACTTCTTGATCAACTGCGCCAGGTACGGCGCCGAGGCGCCAGCCAGTGCCGAGCCGATATTCCCGCCGGCCAGCCCCTGCAGAGCCGCCGTCACCGCCTGGGTAACGCGCTGGTAATCACCGCTGGTACCGTGCTTGCCCATAATCTTCTGGTAAGCCTCGGTCGCAACCAGCTTATTCTGATAGTCCTCGACAGCTTTCGGGTCAGCGCCTTGCCCAGGCTCGTGAGTACCCTGCTTCGCAAGCTCAGCCTTTGCCTCCTCCTTGGCCTTGCGCAGCCCCTCGGTCCGCACGATGTCCGACACCTGGGTCCCGATCTCACCGATCAGTTGCACCTGCTGCAGGCGCCGTTGCTCTTTCTCCTTGTCAAAGATCGCGAAAAGGCGCGAAAAGGGGACAGATTTATTTTCCCTACTCTAATTTCGACCTATCCTGCCTGATAGCTATATCGCGACGCCCCAGGAACCGAATTTAGAGTAGGGAAAATAAATCTGTCCCCTTTTTCTGCACATCCCTCTCGATCCAAACCATTACTGAACAAAGTGATGGATCACTGGCAAATCCAAGAATAGCCCCTGAGTCGAACTCAACACTCGCAGGCCCTGCTGTCAACGTAAATATTTCATTCTTAGAAACTCCGTGCTCGACAGCCTCTTCAGGCGCCCACCAACTATACCGCTTAACCGATATCAGCTTGCAACCTATAAGCTGTTTCAGCTCATTCAAAAAATCTGCTGGAATTACAGAATAGCCACTCATTTCCCTACCGCCTTTTGCGCCTGCCCAATCAACAAATCAATCGGAAAAGGGGACACCGGAAAAGGGGACCGGAAAAGGGGACAGATTTATTTTTCCTACTCTAATTTCGACCTACCCTGCCTGACAGCTAGATTAGGAAAAATAAATCTGTCCCCTTTCCCCGTAGTTGTCGGTGTCCTGCAGGCTCTGCAGCGTCAGGTCGCGTCCAACGTCGGCGACGACCTTGTCGGCGTTGGCCTGGGCGCCTTTGAGCGTGGTATCCCACCCGCTGAGCAAGCTGGCCTGGTTCCCGGCATCCAGGGTCGTTTCCGTCCAGGTGGTGCCATTGCCCTTCTCGTTGCCCGAGCCTTTGTTGGCATTGGCAAAGATGCTCAGGCCCGCGCCACTCGAACCGACACCGATACTGGCGCCGATGGCACCGCCGCTGCTGCTGTTCTTGCCGTCCAGTTTCTACGTATTGGCCGCGGCTTCCAGCAGGATGTCGCGCTTGGCTTCGAGCGACAGGTCGTTGCCCGCCTTGAGCTGGCTGCCCTGCACACGGATATCGCCGCCCGTGGCATCACAGTGGGAAAAGGGACAGATTTAGTTTCTCTACTCTAATTTTCGGCCTACCCTGCCTGACAGCTAGATCGCTACGCTCCAGGAACCTAAGTTAGAGTAAGGGAAATAAATTTGTCTCCTTTTTACTCTCTTCCCGTCCACTTTTCCCGTCTTTTTTCTGCCACCCAAACAGAAAAATATAATTATAAATTATATTTTCAACAAGTCGCCCGAGGTTGCAAGACTTCTCTCTCCAGACAACTGCATAAGCAAACAATTTAGAAACCCACGCAAGTCATACGAAAGCGAACACACAGACTCCTCATTTGAGTCATAATGAAAAACCTGATCCCCCAACCCACTCTGTACAAAATAATACTGGCTATCAGAAATAAACGAAAAAACAAAAGGGCGATTCAAATATTTCTTACCACCACACTCTCTCAAGTCAGCCAAAAACACCTCTTGAAACAGAAGATGCTCCCTAACACGCCATGCGGGGCGATACAATTGAATAATAGAGTCACCCAACCAACCTCCATCACTGCGCCCCATTACCGACAAAAAATCACTTAACTGCCCCGTCACACTTATATCATATAGTCGCGCAATAGCTGACATTTCAGTCTCGCTATACCCTACACATCCCCTCACATCACCCGACACTCCTGAAAAGACCCGCTCAACGAAACTGCTCAACATACACCTCCTATCAAAAAGCTGCTCCTCTAAATTTCGAGCAACCCACTTTTCTTTGAAACCCCACTTCCACGAGGCGCAACACTTATCTTCAAAAATGCCTTGAGATCATACCCAGTTTCTGCAACCGACTGCCCACAACCATCAAAGCTATACACAGCATCCCCCTCCTTAGTCCTTAAGTAATAGTATTCGCCCGACGGCAAATAGCAAATCACGAATGGCTTTCCCAAAAACTTATGAAGCCCTGCATCTTGCATTTTATCGCAGAACTCAGTTTGAAATAGCACATGCTGACGAACCCCCCACCCAGCATTATAAATTGCTATCGCATCAGACTTAAACAAACCTCCATCTGAAAGCCCCAACACAGAAAGAAAACCCTTTAACTGACCTTCAACATTAATATTATATAGCCTTGAAATTGCAGCCAAGTCTTCATCACTGTATCCCAGGCAATCTTCCTGCCTTACGGATGTCCCCACTAACATATCTTGCAGTAGATCCTTACTCATGGATTCACCCCCGTAGTCCCCTGAAAGAATCGCACATCAAACTTCGGGTTCTTCTCAGCAAATATTGCGCTACTAATCGCACAACCTGAACACATACCCGGCTTTGCAGCCGAAGTATTCTCAACCCCAAT
The window above is part of the Pseudomonas muyukensis genome. Proteins encoded here:
- a CDS encoding VENN motif pre-toxin domain-containing protein; this translates as MQLIGEIGTQVSDIVRTEGLRKAKEEAKAELAKQGTHEPGQGADPKAVEDYQNKLVATEAYQKIMGKHGTSGDYQRVTQAVTAALQGLAGGNIGSALAGASAPYLAQLIKKSTGDNAALNVMAHAVLGAVVAQAQGNSAAAGAAGAAGGELSARLIAQQLYGTSDTSALSEEQKQTISALSTLAAGLSGGLVEGNSAGAVTGAGAGRNAVENNYLSKEQKAQKAAELASCDNTACTAQKEAKWLAIDVGQDGSFAAGMIAGVPEGLYDTVKGIVQTASSPGETFDALKSLFQSDDVLGNIADAVKQSYIERIDQMEAEYERAGAGGSFKAGVEGGKLLSEIAALLGGGVGAAKVSVNVTEKIVTKVASKAGSLAASANKRFAFDIGLKWLPDANGRLHATAVKGDARVPLDKVELYMRGKSSGDLGALQTEYESLRSLRAASQKEFAKNPENEARLRLLSSQMHNVERSRDMARVLDSAGIIDTAKNNKMIIAELLASARDITVANRRSSIVLSGPQGNVRVNATWTILDDGSKRLSTMQVGAFK
- a CDS encoding SMI1/KNR4 family protein → MLSSFVERVFSGVSGDVRGCVGYSETEMSAIARLYDISVTGQLSDFLSVMGRSDGGWLGDSIIQLYRPAWRVREHLLFQEVFLADLRECGGKKYLNRPFVFSFISDSQYYFVQSGLGDQVFHYDSNEESVCSLSYDLRGFLNCLLMQLSGERSLATSGDLLKI
- a CDS encoding SMI1/KNR4 family protein: MSKDLLQDMLVGTSVRQEDCLGYSDEDLAAISRLYNINVEGQLKGFLSVLGLSDGGLFKSDAIAIYNAGWGVRQHVLFQTEFCDKMQDAGLHKFLGKPFVICYLPSGEYYYLRTKEGDAVYSFDGCGQSVAETGYDLKAFLKISVAPRGSGVSKKSGLLEI